The following coding sequences lie in one Halorarum halophilum genomic window:
- a CDS encoding pectate lyase: MSTTLAGELVESVRRHADTVFEHGRDRYGDDRTPLLADAVDAGTLDAVPYDARDVDDGRRLSNFAVQQEFLRTLVGLARSTGATEYRDEAAALTSWVLEELSDSAGLLYWGGHAAYDLDADELVINKDAHELKFEYPFYEFLWEVDAERTRRFVEAFWSAHVVDWGRLDFNRHGEWDGAVGNPWDDEYEGGDVFFWGEGLTFVNTGSDLYYAAGLLSSFANEAAPLTWAERLARRYVETRQEPGLSGYQFSQHPSYCNGPAIRGDRAQYQFAPYIHGDHLVYEGTLFRPRPIVQRQQLALGDRLGPRGESFTRWALEELRAWYEVAYRSDANEFEPMLTDGHSLEGFVCRRNGYFGPKGRVVGPIDAGPEFFWTYARASRLTDDPVCWRAARDIGRGLGLGEVGRPDSKPDLSASDRTDPPDYALLYGLLELHRATDRGEYLEAAQTLGTDLLEGRFRESTGAFVDDRNRARLDDPVPLSLLHLAAAIREESAADLPTPVGAPRTPEGGI; encoded by the coding sequence ATGTCCACGACGCTGGCCGGCGAACTCGTCGAGTCCGTCCGACGGCACGCCGATACCGTCTTCGAACACGGCCGCGACCGATACGGCGACGACCGAACGCCGCTCCTGGCCGACGCCGTCGACGCCGGGACGCTTGACGCCGTTCCCTACGACGCCCGCGACGTGGACGACGGCCGTCGGCTCTCGAACTTCGCCGTCCAGCAGGAGTTCCTCCGGACGCTCGTCGGGCTCGCCCGGTCGACCGGGGCGACCGAGTACCGCGACGAGGCGGCGGCGCTCACCTCGTGGGTCCTCGAGGAACTGTCCGACTCGGCGGGCCTCCTCTACTGGGGCGGCCACGCCGCGTACGACCTCGACGCCGACGAACTCGTGATCAACAAGGACGCGCACGAACTGAAGTTCGAGTACCCGTTCTACGAGTTCCTCTGGGAGGTCGACGCCGAACGGACCCGGCGGTTCGTCGAGGCGTTCTGGAGCGCGCACGTCGTCGACTGGGGGCGGCTGGACTTCAACCGTCACGGGGAGTGGGACGGGGCCGTCGGGAACCCCTGGGACGACGAGTACGAGGGGGGCGACGTGTTCTTCTGGGGCGAGGGGCTCACGTTCGTCAACACCGGGAGCGACCTCTACTACGCCGCCGGACTCCTCTCGTCGTTCGCGAACGAGGCGGCCCCGCTGACGTGGGCCGAGCGGCTCGCCCGTCGGTACGTCGAGACGCGTCAGGAGCCCGGGCTCAGCGGCTACCAATTCAGCCAGCACCCCAGCTACTGCAACGGGCCGGCGATCCGAGGCGACCGGGCGCAGTACCAGTTCGCCCCGTACATCCACGGCGACCACCTCGTCTACGAGGGAACGCTGTTCCGCCCCCGTCCGATCGTCCAGCGGCAGCAGCTCGCGCTCGGCGACCGGCTCGGTCCGCGGGGGGAGTCGTTCACGCGGTGGGCATTGGAAGAGCTCCGGGCCTGGTACGAGGTCGCCTACCGCTCGGACGCGAACGAGTTCGAGCCGATGCTCACCGACGGGCACAGCCTGGAGGGGTTCGTCTGCCGGCGCAACGGGTACTTCGGGCCGAAGGGGCGCGTCGTCGGCCCCATCGACGCCGGCCCGGAGTTCTTCTGGACGTACGCGCGGGCGAGTCGGCTGACGGACGACCCGGTCTGTTGGCGGGCCGCCCGGGACATTGGCCGGGGGCTCGGCCTGGGCGAAGTCGGCCGCCCCGATTCGAAACCGGACCTCAGCGCGTCCGACCGCACCGACCCCCCCGACTACGCGCTCCTGTACGGACTGCTCGAACTCCACCGCGCGACGGACCGGGGGGAGTACCTGGAGGCGGCCCAGACGCTCGGGACCGACCTCCTGGAGGGCCGGTTTCGGGAGTCCACGGGGGCCTTCGTGGACGACCGAAATCGGGCTCGGCTGGACGACCCCGTCCCGCTCTCCCTGCTCCACCTCGCTGCAGCAATCCGGGAAGAGAGTGCCGCAGACCTCCCGACGCCGGTCGGCGCTCCCCGGACGCCCGAGGGTGGAATCTGA
- a CDS encoding pectate lyase: MAPTRRTLMRAIGAGSIGTAAVPLASSGAAAATIITIEGGGADIWSEVDAFHFYYESLEGDFDVTVRNTELERTDAFAKTGLMVRETLDDDAKNVMLRRTPDGAASLQWRPEAGTETLSTTSGGEDESDVDGGSVQADWLRLRRSGDTVEAYGSTDGSDWTRIAQLGPENVDLDSAAHVGIPVTSHNVGTLCTAQHRNLSGISPDTNRDIGDVEVAGSVSVEEGVPFVSTDSPSDVTASSATLSGELTDLGGAESAECYFEYREVPTESWTATESTTLAETDEFSVDLGGLTSRRYYEVRAVADTSDGDRATGSSVTLGTPSISDGEDDSDGPESASAFDPGDGFADPAPWLDNDTPVILITEPTRRQLEAAVGVDGPRVVVFETSGTIDLDAQRLTVTNDRLYLAGQTAPSPGITLVRGGIWLSADDCVVQHVRVRPGDAGQDTSWEPDAIQTGDGTANNVIDHCTGTWSVDENINAGYDTTDTTISNCLIAEPLNDATHSKGEHGYNSIIGDRAKRVTYVGNVLAFATDRNPRLKEGTETVIANNLVHRYEDGMWADPDTAHSIEGNVFQRPVSEQANVFGEGSVHADGNVLDWDADVPMIGDGITLLDERPLWPDELERIPTDRVETHNLRNAGARPADRSEHDERIVENVRTAGGAVVDSQDEVGGYPDLAEHSRSLRVPSSGTRAWLRSWAKRVEVS, encoded by the coding sequence ATGGCACCAACCAGGCGCACGCTCATGCGTGCGATCGGAGCGGGGAGTATCGGTACCGCGGCGGTTCCGCTGGCCAGCAGCGGGGCCGCGGCTGCGACGATCATCACCATCGAGGGGGGCGGCGCGGACATCTGGAGCGAGGTGGACGCGTTCCACTTCTACTACGAGTCGCTGGAGGGCGACTTCGACGTGACGGTGCGCAACACGGAACTCGAACGCACCGACGCCTTCGCGAAGACCGGGCTCATGGTCCGGGAGACGCTGGACGACGACGCGAAGAACGTGATGCTCCGCCGGACGCCCGACGGGGCGGCCTCGCTGCAGTGGCGACCGGAGGCCGGGACGGAGACGCTCAGCACGACGTCGGGCGGAGAGGACGAGAGCGACGTGGACGGCGGCAGCGTGCAGGCCGACTGGCTGCGGCTGCGCCGGAGCGGCGACACGGTCGAAGCGTACGGTTCCACGGACGGGAGCGACTGGACGCGGATCGCGCAGCTCGGACCGGAGAACGTCGACCTCGACTCGGCGGCGCACGTCGGGATCCCGGTCACGAGCCACAACGTGGGCACGCTGTGCACCGCGCAGCACCGGAACCTGTCGGGGATCTCGCCGGACACGAATCGGGACATCGGCGACGTCGAGGTCGCCGGGAGCGTCTCGGTCGAGGAGGGCGTACCGTTCGTCTCGACGGATTCCCCGTCGGACGTGACCGCGTCCTCCGCGACCCTCAGCGGCGAACTGACTGACCTCGGCGGGGCGGAGTCCGCCGAGTGCTACTTCGAGTACCGGGAGGTTCCGACGGAGTCGTGGACCGCGACGGAGTCGACGACGCTCGCGGAGACGGACGAGTTCTCCGTCGACCTCGGCGGGCTGACGAGCAGACGGTACTACGAGGTGCGCGCGGTCGCCGACACGAGCGACGGCGACCGCGCGACGGGGTCGTCGGTCACGCTCGGGACGCCGAGCATATCGGACGGCGAGGACGACTCGGACGGACCGGAGAGCGCGTCCGCGTTCGACCCCGGTGACGGGTTCGCGGACCCCGCTCCGTGGCTGGACAACGACACGCCCGTCATCCTGATCACGGAGCCGACGCGTCGTCAGCTCGAAGCCGCCGTCGGCGTAGACGGACCGCGCGTCGTGGTCTTCGAGACCAGCGGGACCATCGACCTGGATGCCCAGCGGCTCACGGTGACCAACGATCGACTGTACCTCGCCGGCCAGACGGCGCCGTCGCCGGGCATCACGCTCGTCCGCGGGGGGATCTGGCTGTCCGCCGACGACTGCGTGGTCCAGCACGTTCGCGTACGGCCGGGGGACGCCGGCCAGGACACCAGCTGGGAGCCCGACGCCATCCAGACGGGCGACGGCACCGCGAACAACGTGATCGACCACTGCACGGGGACGTGGTCGGTCGACGAGAACATCAACGCGGGCTACGACACGACGGACACGACGATCTCGAACTGCCTGATCGCCGAGCCGCTGAACGACGCGACCCACTCGAAGGGCGAGCACGGCTACAACTCCATTATCGGCGACCGGGCGAAGCGGGTCACGTACGTCGGTAACGTCCTGGCGTTCGCCACCGACCGGAACCCGCGCCTGAAGGAGGGTACCGAGACCGTCATCGCCAACAACCTCGTCCACCGGTACGAGGACGGCATGTGGGCCGACCCCGACACCGCCCACAGCATCGAGGGCAACGTGTTCCAGCGACCCGTCAGCGAGCAGGCGAACGTCTTCGGCGAGGGGAGCGTCCACGCCGACGGCAACGTCCTCGACTGGGACGCGGACGTCCCGATGATCGGGGACGGGATCACCCTGCTCGACGAGCGGCCGCTGTGGCCCGACGAGCTGGAACGGATCCCCACCGACCGGGTCGAGACACACAACCTCCGGAACGCCGGCGCGCGCCCCGCCGACCGGTCCGAACACGACGAGCGAATCGTCGAGAACGTCCGCACAGCCGGCGGTGCGGTCGTCGACAGTCAGGATGAGGTCGGCGGCTACCCCGACCTCGCGGAGCACTCCCGATCGCTCCGCGTTCCCAGCAGTGGGACGCGCGCGTGGCTCCGCAGCTGGGCCAAGCGGGTCGAGGTCTCCTGA
- a CDS encoding glycoside hydrolase family 28 protein, producing MHETATGRYDVREYGATGDGEELDTDAIQDALDDCAETGGTVHVPPGTYRTAPLRVGDDTTLHLDAGATIAFVRDYAAFPTVESRWEGWDQVGFHPCLRVADAENVTVTGRGAIDGSGDYWWEFYDAPESEHPDGLLERLAEFEERNENADDVSSFTHRPPLFQVYESENVTVSGVTLRNSPFWNTHVVYSEDVTIHDVNVENPADAPNGDGIDVDSSQFVRISDTYINAGDDAICIKSGKDAEGREVGRPASGITVTNCTVEAGHGGIVIGSEMSGDVRDVVVSNCTFTDTDRGIRIKTQRGRGGVVEDLRFDSIVMRRVGCPFVVNGYYFTDIDSEPLPVDEGTPMVRNVHFHDITATEVSSAGFMAGLPERPFEGISFSNVRIDATRPLDATDISPAMAENYDASHAFFCKSLADVSFDGVEIRTPDAPALECEAVELVSVDGLRVPDPQPSPAVSVTDVAETRVGGCTAPESGTFLRARGAGSISLAGNHGSLADHVDADAQVDRR from the coding sequence ATGCACGAAACAGCCACCGGTCGGTACGACGTCCGCGAGTACGGCGCGACGGGCGACGGCGAGGAACTCGACACCGACGCGATACAGGACGCCCTCGACGACTGCGCCGAGACCGGCGGGACGGTCCACGTCCCGCCCGGGACGTACCGGACGGCGCCGCTCCGCGTCGGGGACGACACGACCCTCCACCTCGACGCCGGCGCGACGATCGCGTTCGTCCGCGACTACGCGGCGTTCCCGACGGTCGAGAGCCGGTGGGAGGGGTGGGACCAGGTCGGCTTCCACCCCTGCCTCCGCGTCGCCGACGCGGAGAACGTCACCGTCACGGGTCGGGGGGCGATCGACGGGAGCGGCGACTACTGGTGGGAGTTCTACGACGCGCCCGAGTCCGAGCATCCCGACGGACTGCTGGAGCGCCTGGCGGAGTTCGAGGAGCGGAACGAGAACGCCGACGACGTCAGCAGTTTCACCCACCGGCCGCCGCTGTTCCAGGTGTACGAGTCCGAGAACGTCACCGTCTCGGGCGTCACGCTCCGGAACTCCCCCTTCTGGAACACGCACGTCGTCTACTCGGAGGACGTCACGATCCACGACGTGAACGTCGAGAACCCGGCCGACGCGCCGAACGGCGACGGCATCGACGTCGACTCCTCGCAGTTCGTCCGGATCAGCGACACCTACATCAACGCCGGCGACGACGCCATCTGCATCAAGTCGGGCAAGGACGCGGAGGGGCGGGAGGTCGGCCGGCCGGCCTCGGGGATCACCGTCACCAACTGCACGGTCGAGGCGGGACACGGCGGGATCGTCATCGGGAGCGAGATGTCCGGCGATGTCCGGGACGTCGTCGTCTCGAACTGCACGTTCACCGACACCGACCGGGGTATCAGGATCAAGACGCAGCGCGGTCGCGGCGGCGTCGTCGAGGACCTCCGGTTCGACAGCATCGTCATGCGCCGCGTCGGCTGCCCGTTCGTCGTCAACGGCTACTACTTCACCGACATCGACAGCGAGCCGCTCCCCGTCGACGAGGGGACCCCGATGGTCCGGAACGTCCACTTCCACGACATCACCGCCACCGAGGTTTCCTCCGCGGGGTTCATGGCCGGACTCCCGGAACGCCCGTTCGAAGGAATCTCGTTCTCGAACGTCCGCATCGACGCGACCCGGCCGCTCGACGCCACGGATATCTCTCCCGCGATGGCCGAGAACTACGACGCCTCCCACGCGTTCTTCTGCAAGTCGCTCGCCGACGTGTCGTTCGACGGGGTGGAGATTCGGACGCCGGACGCCCCGGCGCTCGAGTGCGAGGCTGTCGAACTGGTCTCGGTCGACGGACTCCGAGTTCCGGATCCGCAACCCTCGCCGGCGGTATCCGTCACCGACGTCGCGGAGACGAGGGTGGGCGGCTGTACCGCCCCGGAGTCCGGGACGTTCCTCCGGGCCCGGGGGGCCGGTTCGATCTCGCTCGCCGGAAACCACGGCTCGCTGGCGGACCACGTCGACGCGGACGCACAGGTCGACCGCCGATAG
- a CDS encoding Gfo/Idh/MocA family protein encodes MEHSESDDAIRVGLVGLGSLGVRLGRQFVELPNSELVAVSDVSASGLADAGRELGIPESARYAEYGAMLDGTELDAVAIATPNGLHYDQTLAALDRGLHVLCEKPIATSVEDAHDITRRAEASDRVVMLGYQRHLNPAYDLARDRWALGDREPTFVTGELTHDWREYYETMDDWRMDPELSGGGHLLNVGTHVIDAILWTTGLTPTHVNAHVDFHDEDQIFDKQSSIVIEFANGAVGNVSDSGIVARTREHVHLWDDEGAVYLEGTEWDERTGYTIDAEGTEHRPHLDYSRRLSKGTAFLEAIETGAEPPATARDGLKATAVTMAAYESGRGAGRVAITDLYPFLDGIFD; translated from the coding sequence ATCGAACACTCGGAATCTGACGACGCGATCAGGGTCGGTCTCGTGGGCCTCGGCAGCCTCGGCGTCCGCCTCGGGCGCCAGTTCGTCGAACTCCCGAACTCCGAACTGGTCGCGGTGTCCGACGTCAGCGCGAGCGGCCTCGCGGACGCGGGCCGCGAACTCGGCATCCCGGAGTCCGCCAGGTACGCGGAGTACGGGGCGATGCTGGACGGGACGGAGCTCGACGCCGTCGCGATCGCGACGCCGAACGGGCTCCACTACGACCAGACGCTCGCCGCGCTCGACCGCGGTCTGCACGTGCTGTGCGAGAAGCCGATCGCGACGAGCGTCGAGGACGCGCACGACATCACCCGGAGGGCCGAGGCGAGCGATCGGGTGGTGATGCTCGGCTACCAGCGCCACCTGAATCCGGCGTACGACCTGGCGAGGGACCGGTGGGCGCTCGGCGACCGGGAGCCGACGTTCGTCACCGGGGAGCTGACCCACGACTGGCGCGAGTACTACGAGACGATGGACGACTGGCGGATGGACCCCGAACTGAGCGGCGGGGGGCACCTCCTCAACGTCGGCACGCATGTCATCGACGCGATCCTGTGGACGACCGGGCTCACGCCGACGCACGTGAACGCCCACGTGGACTTCCACGACGAGGACCAGATATTCGACAAGCAGTCCTCGATCGTCATCGAGTTCGCGAACGGGGCCGTGGGGAACGTCTCCGACTCGGGGATCGTCGCCCGCACGCGGGAGCACGTCCACCTCTGGGACGACGAGGGGGCGGTGTACCTGGAGGGGACCGAGTGGGACGAGCGGACCGGGTACACCATCGACGCCGAGGGGACCGAGCACCGCCCGCACCTCGATTACAGCCGGCGGCTGAGCAAGGGAACGGCGTTCCTCGAGGCGATCGAGACGGGGGCGGAGCCCCCGGCGACGGCCCGCGACGGTCTGAAGGCGACGGCCGTGACGATGGCGGCCTACGAGTCCGGGCGCGGGGCGGGTCGCGTCGCGATCACCGACCTGTACCCCTTCCTCGACGGGATCTTCGACTGA
- a CDS encoding ABC transporter substrate-binding protein, translating to MPDPSNWRRELSTRRTFLKTGAAGGAALLAGCSGDDPPEPGGNGGGNGGNGGNGGNGGNGSSTRFRVFDPLTSGVPPTERHLNPWNPSQTGCWHPGAAMFDRLAVYSPTKNEAYPLMAESWEMTEDTVLEATLSDQWTWHNGDQFVAQDYVMEQQIELEILKAGAEEGKRAHQVMKSIEAVDDRTIRVTLHDPMSEIFAVQNTIGSYHGNLGRGIFTKHDDDKWSDWHQRLREGDGDEKEAVIGEITSAKYPALSDDPIGHGPFQISEVGDNIVILEKYEDHPNADNINFDEFALKLFSQDKPTQPYSNGLVDAAHKGFPVSTDLEAQLPEGHTLFREGRSSNKLFAFNCGHDVEGYDTPFTSVNVRKAVCHVFDRQQVSSLLQGVNRLFEWAPCRVPGKVLTEGTIDVSDFTLYGENDTERAAELLQREGYTQEGGNWMTPDGERFKLNIMNGAERPDIQVLKKNLKDFGIEVEQQQVDDATFDERRTNGEYDIMPDGSSANGISALWALDLVPDWIQSITHFKPERDVPMPIGDPEGSSGTKTINVADHIRQWQATGEDKYHRELMWWWNQTLPEAEMMYQPDAGAYDGSNWELDIRDGIRNGVDDALYVAPKMSDGALRYVGD from the coding sequence ATGCCAGACCCTAGCAACTGGCGAAGAGAGCTGAGTACCAGACGCACGTTCCTCAAGACGGGGGCGGCCGGCGGGGCAGCGCTGCTCGCCGGCTGTTCCGGTGACGACCCGCCCGAACCCGGTGGAAACGGCGGCGGGAACGGCGGGAACGGCGGCAACGGAGGAAACGGCGGCAACGGGTCGTCGACTCGCTTCAGGGTGTTCGACCCGCTCACGAGCGGGGTCCCGCCAACGGAGCGCCACCTCAACCCCTGGAACCCGTCCCAGACGGGCTGCTGGCATCCGGGCGCCGCGATGTTCGACCGCCTGGCGGTGTATAGCCCGACGAAGAACGAGGCGTATCCGCTCATGGCCGAGTCCTGGGAGATGACCGAGGACACCGTCCTCGAAGCGACCCTCAGCGACCAGTGGACCTGGCACAACGGGGATCAGTTCGTCGCCCAGGACTACGTCATGGAACAGCAGATCGAACTCGAGATCCTGAAGGCCGGCGCCGAGGAGGGCAAGCGGGCCCACCAGGTCATGAAGTCCATCGAGGCCGTGGACGACCGGACCATCAGGGTCACCCTCCACGACCCGATGTCCGAGATCTTCGCGGTGCAGAACACCATCGGCTCATACCACGGGAACCTCGGGCGCGGCATCTTCACCAAGCACGACGACGACAAGTGGAGCGACTGGCACCAGCGGCTCCGGGAGGGCGATGGCGACGAGAAGGAGGCCGTCATCGGGGAGATCACGTCGGCGAAGTACCCGGCGCTCTCCGACGACCCGATCGGTCACGGGCCGTTCCAGATCTCGGAGGTCGGCGACAACATCGTCATCCTGGAGAAGTACGAGGACCACCCGAACGCGGACAACATCAACTTCGACGAGTTCGCGCTCAAGCTCTTCTCCCAGGACAAGCCCACCCAGCCGTACTCGAACGGGCTGGTCGACGCCGCACACAAGGGCTTCCCCGTCTCGACCGACCTCGAGGCCCAGCTCCCGGAGGGCCACACGCTGTTCCGGGAGGGGAGATCCAGCAACAAGCTGTTCGCGTTCAACTGCGGTCACGACGTCGAAGGGTACGACACGCCCTTCACGAGCGTGAACGTTCGCAAGGCCGTCTGCCACGTGTTCGACCGTCAGCAGGTATCCTCCCTGCTCCAGGGCGTCAACCGCCTGTTCGAGTGGGCCCCGTGTCGGGTGCCCGGCAAGGTGCTCACGGAGGGCACCATCGACGTGAGCGACTTCACCCTGTACGGGGAGAACGACACCGAACGCGCGGCGGAGTTGCTCCAGCGGGAGGGGTACACGCAGGAGGGCGGCAACTGGATGACCCCCGACGGCGAGCGCTTCAAGCTCAACATCATGAACGGTGCAGAGCGCCCGGACATCCAGGTGCTCAAGAAGAACCTCAAGGACTTCGGGATCGAAGTCGAACAACAGCAGGTCGACGACGCGACGTTCGACGAGCGACGGACGAACGGCGAGTACGACATCATGCCCGACGGCTCGTCCGCCAACGGCATCTCCGCGCTGTGGGCGCTGGACCTGGTCCCCGACTGGATCCAGTCCATCACCCACTTCAAGCCCGAACGCGACGTGCCGATGCCGATCGGCGACCCGGAGGGGTCGAGCGGGACGAAGACGATCAACGTCGCCGACCACATCCGTCAGTGGCAGGCCACCGGCGAGGACAAGTACCACCGCGAGCTGATGTGGTGGTGGAACCAGACCCTCCCCGAGGCAGAGATGATGTACCAGCCCGACGCGGGGGCCTACGACGGCTCCAACTGGGAGCTGGACATCAGGGACGGCATTCGGAACGGCGTCGACGACGCGCTGTACGTCGCGCCGAAGATGTCCGACGGCGCCCTTCGGTACGTCGGCGACTGA
- a CDS encoding ABC transporter permease, whose product MATLDWRIRRIAQSVFTVWAVLTLSFALIRMMPGNPMGAMVAQLESQGVDPVRARQLVELRMSVDPTKPIPIAYVEYMGSMLQGDLGVSTYYAQPVAEILAQAMPWTLFVLSWSLFISFFIGISVGALMAYWEGGKLDVGMTSWAILMGSIPFYVMAILLLIFCSYRFGWFPTSGRAPTGVPAGVNWPYIKGIVHHAALPVMSMLVASGIASLGMRGNSIRVLGSDYLRVAHLRGLSDVTISTQYVARNAVLPMYTTLLISIGEMFGGSIVLEKVFQYQGLGYYLFSAFNQRDYPLMMGGFMVITVAVVIALLLADMTYGLVDPRAGGQHSETY is encoded by the coding sequence ATGGCAACGTTGGACTGGCGCATACGACGGATAGCGCAATCGGTGTTCACGGTGTGGGCGGTCCTCACGCTCTCGTTCGCCCTGATCCGCATGATGCCGGGGAACCCGATGGGGGCGATGGTCGCCCAACTGGAGAGCCAGGGGGTCGACCCGGTCCGCGCGCGACAGCTCGTCGAGCTCCGGATGAGCGTCGATCCGACCAAACCGATCCCGATCGCGTACGTCGAGTACATGGGCAGCATGCTCCAGGGCGATCTGGGGGTGTCGACCTACTACGCCCAGCCGGTCGCCGAGATACTCGCGCAGGCGATGCCGTGGACGCTGTTCGTGTTGAGCTGGTCGCTGTTCATCAGCTTCTTCATCGGCATCTCCGTCGGGGCGCTGATGGCGTACTGGGAGGGCGGCAAACTCGACGTGGGGATGACCTCGTGGGCGATCCTCATGGGGTCGATCCCGTTCTACGTCATGGCGATCCTCCTGTTGATCTTCTGCTCGTACCGGTTCGGCTGGTTCCCGACCAGCGGCCGGGCGCCGACCGGCGTCCCCGCCGGCGTCAACTGGCCGTACATCAAGGGGATCGTCCACCACGCGGCGCTTCCGGTCATGTCCATGCTGGTCGCATCCGGGATCGCCTCGCTCGGGATGCGCGGCAACAGCATCCGGGTTCTCGGGTCGGACTACCTCAGGGTGGCCCACCTCCGTGGACTCTCGGACGTGACCATCTCGACCCAGTACGTCGCGCGCAACGCCGTGCTCCCGATGTACACGACGCTGCTCATCAGCATCGGCGAGATGTTCGGCGGCTCCATCGTCCTCGAGAAGGTGTTCCAGTACCAGGGGCTCGGCTACTACCTGTTCTCGGCGTTCAACCAGCGGGACTACCCGCTGATGATGGGGGGGTTCATGGTCATCACGGTGGCGGTCGTGATCGCATTACTACTCGCGGACATGACGTACGGGTTGGTCGACCCGCGCGCAGGAGGTCAGCACAGTGAAACGTACTGA
- a CDS encoding ABC transporter permease, with protein sequence MKRTESPFDDWEGREESDADGSAEDGAGADGATTGGDAMADGGAVGSPFEVVSQYEETRRDRYRKLFDAYVYAPISIIWRDWRARIGFTIVLAYVLMGTVGTVIVPPTEVVEGPALAQPFQHWEYPLGTDDMGRDLFAQTVHATQEMLKMITAGALFTVTMGTVVGAVAGYKGGMVDTVLSSITDICINIPGLPLVMVLVLLLPIGGNPYVIGIILCIAAWGGLARAIRSQVLTLRQESFVEASRAMGIPTRRIVFKEIVPHLMPFVVINLTNASRRVIFEAAALYYLGVLPFEDLNWGATLNLAQTGQAHVRPQALHWFLVPMVAIIFISIGLILLGQSLDRVFNPRVRARHEKTTSDAGDDAEEESTTNPDVMGGGL encoded by the coding sequence GTGAAACGTACTGAATCGCCGTTCGACGACTGGGAGGGTAGGGAGGAAAGCGACGCCGACGGCTCGGCTGAAGACGGTGCCGGGGCCGACGGCGCGACAACTGGCGGCGACGCGATGGCCGACGGCGGCGCCGTCGGGTCGCCGTTCGAGGTCGTCTCCCAGTACGAGGAGACTCGACGCGACCGGTACCGGAAGCTGTTCGACGCGTACGTGTACGCCCCCATCTCCATCATCTGGCGCGACTGGCGCGCCCGGATCGGGTTCACCATCGTGCTAGCGTACGTGCTGATGGGCACCGTCGGAACGGTGATCGTCCCGCCGACGGAGGTGGTCGAGGGGCCGGCGCTCGCCCAGCCGTTCCAGCACTGGGAGTACCCGCTCGGCACCGACGACATGGGTCGGGACCTGTTCGCACAGACGGTCCACGCGACACAGGAGATGCTGAAGATGATCACGGCGGGGGCGCTGTTCACCGTGACCATGGGGACGGTCGTGGGGGCGGTCGCCGGCTACAAGGGCGGGATGGTGGACACGGTGCTCAGTTCGATCACCGACATCTGCATCAACATCCCCGGGCTCCCGCTGGTGATGGTGCTCGTCCTGCTGCTCCCCATCGGGGGCAACCCGTACGTGATCGGAATCATACTGTGCATCGCGGCGTGGGGCGGGCTGGCACGGGCGATCCGGTCGCAGGTGCTCACGCTCCGCCAGGAGTCGTTCGTCGAGGCCTCGCGGGCGATGGGGATCCCCACCCGGAGGATCGTCTTCAAGGAGATCGTCCCGCACCTGATGCCGTTCGTCGTCATCAACCTCACGAACGCCTCGCGCAGGGTCATCTTCGAGGCGGCGGCGCTGTACTACCTCGGCGTCCTGCCGTTCGAGGACCTGAACTGGGGGGCCACTCTGAACCTCGCACAGACGGGCCAGGCCCACGTCCGGCCGCAGGCGCTCCACTGGTTCCTGGTGCCGATGGTGGCGATCATCTTCATCTCCATCGGGCTGATCCTGCTGGGGCAGTCGCTCGACCGGGTGTTCAACCCCCGAGTTCGGGCGCGACACGAGAAGACGACGTCCGACGCGGGCGACGATGCCGAGGAGGAGAGTACGACCAACCCGGACGTGATGGGCGGAGGACTCTGA